A stretch of Trichomycterus rosablanca isolate fTriRos1 chromosome 8, fTriRos1.hap1, whole genome shotgun sequence DNA encodes these proteins:
- the mtmr7a gene encoding myotubularin-related protein 7a, with the protein MMEHIRLPKVESVQLVDRGSVQRARVGTLYLTAFHTVFVDSKPGPRNELWVLHSLVCNIKKQSATALGHPLLIQCKNFHVFQLIIPQQHDCNDVYASLIRLSRPEQYEELYCFSFNPYLNKTESDQAWDFIDLRAEYRRMGLPNKLWHVTSINREYRMCDTYPANLLVPKSATLPVIVGSSKFRSRGRFPTLSYYCKETQAAICRSSQPLSGFSARCLEDEQMLEAIMKSNPASQFMYVVDTRPKLNAMANRATGKGYENEDNYTNIKFQFLGIENIHVMRNSQQKLIEVSDLCSPSMGEFISGLENSDWLKHIRSILAAGIFVARAVAEEGVSVLVHCSDGWDRTAQVCSVASVLLDPYYRTLKGLMVLIEKDWVSFGHKFSHRYSHIDGDPKEVSPVMDQFLECVWQLMEQFPCAFEYNEKFLISIHDHIHSCHYGNFISNSEKERKHLGVKEKTHSVWPQLWKNKSVYVNPLFRPDHSQTQGVLRPFTSPYCFKFWSGLYNHFDRGLHPRQSLLECVTAVKEETQQLEEALAICKQKLATLSKKQVNIADMKKHVPVYISPATVPQDYDSGIRSDPKVLFGKTPKISDQDSGEENFNCHFSSNGDTN; encoded by the exons ATGATGGAGCACATACGGTTGCCAAAG GTTGAGAGCGTTCAGCTAGTGGATAGGGGCAGTGTTCAAAGGGCACGAGTTGGCACACTGTACTTGACAGCATTTCATACAGTGTTTGTGGATAGTAAACCAGGACCTCGCAATGAACTGTGG gtgcTGCACAGTTTGGTGTGTAATATCAAGAAGCAAAGTGCTACCGCTTTGGGACACCCACTGCTCATTCAGTGCAAAAATTTCCATGTGTTTCAACTGATAATCCCACAGCAACACGACTGCAACGATGTTTATGCATCGCTCATACGTCTCTCCAGGCCAG AGCAGTATGAGgaactttattgtttttcttttaatcctTACCTGAACAAGACCGAGAGTGACCAGGCCTGGGACTTTATAGACCTGAGGGCTGAGTACAGGCGAATGGGATTGCCAAATAAACTATGGCATGTCACCTCCATCAACCGAGAATACAGG ATGTGTGACACATATCCCGCTAACCTTTTAGTGCCTAAATCGGCCACACTCCCGGTTATTGTAGGGAGTTCTAAGTTTCGCAGCAGGGGCCGATTTCCCACACTGTCCTACTACTGCAAGGAAACCCAG GCAGCCATATGTCGTAGCAGTCAGCCACTGTCAGGTTTCAGTGCCCGCTGCCTAGAAGATGAACAGATGCTGGAAGCCATCATGAAGTCCAACCCTGCCAGccaatttatgtatgttgtggATACCAGACCAAAG CTCAATGCAATGGCAAACCGGGCTACAGGAAAGGGCTATGAAAATGAGGACAACTACACCAATATCAAATTTCAGTTCCTTGGAATTGAAAATATCCATGTGATGAGGAACAGTCAACAGAAACTGATTGAAG TGTCTGATCTTTGCTCTCCATCCATGGGGGAATTTATTTCCGGACTGGAAAATTCAGACTGGTTGAAACACATCAGATCAATACTGGCTGCTGGAATCTTTGTTGCCAGG GCAGTGGCAGAAGAAGGCGTTAGTGTGTTGGTTCACTGCTCTGATGGTTGGGATCGGACAGCACAGGTGTGCTCTGTGGCCAGTGTACTTCTTGACCCTTACTACAGAACTCTCAAGGGACTTATG GTGCTGATTGAAAAAGACTGGGTGTCATTTGGACACAAGTTTTCTCACAG GTATAGCCACATCGACGGAGACCCAAAGGAAGTTTCGCCTGTTATGGACCAGTTCTTAGAGTGTGTGTGGCAGCTTATGGAGCAGTTTCCCTGTGCCTTTGAATACAATGAGAAATTCCTCATAAGCATCCATGACCATATTCATTCATGTCACTATGGCAACTTCATTAGCAACAGTGAGAAAGAAAGGAAACATCTGGG TGTTAAAGAGAAGACTCACTCAGTCTGGCCTCAGTTGTGGAAAAATAAATCAGTTTATGTGAATCCTCTGTTCAGACCAGACCACAGTCAGACCCAGGGAGTTCTGCGTCCTTTCACTTCCCCCTACTGTTTCAA GTTCTGGAGTGGTTTGTATAATCACTTTGACAGGGGTTTGCACCCTCGTCAGTCTCTGCTGGAATGCGTAACAGCTGTAAAAGAGGAAACACAGCAGTTAGAAGAAGCGCTGGCCATTTGTAAGCAG AAACTTGCCACATTGAGTAAGAAGCAGGTGAACATCGCTGACATGAAGAAACATGTACCAGTCTACATAAGCCCAGCTACCGTCCCTCAGGATTACGACAGTGGAATTAGAAGTGACCCTAAAGTGCTTTTtggaaaaacaccaaaaatctCAGACCAGGATTCAGGAGAGGAAAACTTCAACTGCCATTTTTCTAGCAATGGTGACACAAATTAA
- the cnot7 gene encoding CCR4-NOT transcription complex subunit 7 isoform X1, translating into MPAATVDHSQRICEVWASNLDEELRKIRQVIRKYNYIAMDTEFPGVVARPIGEFRSNADYQYQLLRCNVDLLKIIQLGLTFMNEQGEYPPGTSTWQFNFRFNLTEDMYAQDSIELLTTSGIQFKKHEEEGIETLYFAELLMTSGMVLCEGVKWLSFHSGYDFGYLIKILSNSKLPEEEVDFFEILRLFFPIIYDVKYLMKSCKNLKGGLQEVAEQLELERIGPQHQAGSDSLLTGMAFFKMREMFFEDHIDDAKYCGHLYGLGSGSSYVQNGTGNAYEEEANKQQS; encoded by the exons ATGCCCGCAGCCACTGTGGATCATAGCCAAAGAATATGTGAGGTTTGGGCTAGTAACCTGGACGAGGAGCTGAGGAAGATTCGCCAGGTTATCCGAAAATACAACTACATTGCAATG GATACAGAGTTTCCAGGTGTAGTTGCAAGACCAATAGGAGAGTTCCGAAGCAATGCAGACTACCAGTACCAGCTTCTGCGCTGTAATGTTGATCTGTTGAAGATAATTCAGCTTGGCCTTACCTTTATGAATGAGCAGGGAGAATACCCACCTGGAACTTCAACATGGCAGTTTAATTTCAGATTCAACCTAAC GGAAGATATGTATGCACAGGATTCCATTGAGCTACTGACTACATCAGGTATCCAGTTTAAAAAGCATGAAGAGGAGGGAATTGAGACACTGTATTTTGCTGAACTTCTAATGACTTCAGGCATGGTGCTCTGTGAAGGGGTCAAGTGGCTGTCATTCCATAG TGGCTACGACTTTGGATACCTTATCAAAATTTTGTCAAACTCCAAGCTGCCAGAAGAAGAAGTTGACTTCTTTGAAATTCTTCGTTTATTTTTTCCCATTATCTATGATGTTAAATACCTCATGAAAAGCTGTAAAAACTTGAAG GGCGGCCTGCAGGAAGTAGCTGAGCAGCTTGAGCTAGAGAGGATTGGACCTCAGCATCAGGCAGGATCAGACTCTCTCCTCACAGGAATGGCTTTCTTTAAGATGAGAGAG ATGTTTTTTGAGGATCATATCGATGATGCCAAGTACTGTGGTCACTTATACGGACTGGGTTCTGGCTCATCCTACGTTCAGAACGGCACCGGCAACGCCTATGAAGAGGAGGCCAACAAGCAGCAGTCATGA
- the cnot7 gene encoding CCR4-NOT transcription complex subunit 7 isoform X2, which yields MPAATVDHSQRICEVWASNLDEELRKIRQVIRKYNYIAMDTEFPGVVARPIGEFRSNADYQYQLLRCNVDLLKIIQLGLTFMNEQGEYPPGTSTWQFNFRFNLTEDMYAQDSIELLTTSGIQFKKHEEEGIETLYFAELLMTSGMVLCEGVKWLSFHSGYDFGYLIKILSNSKLPEEEVDFFEILRLFFPIIYDVKYLMKSCKNLKGGLQEVAEQLELERIGPQHQAGSDSLLTGMAFFKMREKTKHLGRSPNLYMRLAVHLCVF from the exons ATGCCCGCAGCCACTGTGGATCATAGCCAAAGAATATGTGAGGTTTGGGCTAGTAACCTGGACGAGGAGCTGAGGAAGATTCGCCAGGTTATCCGAAAATACAACTACATTGCAATG GATACAGAGTTTCCAGGTGTAGTTGCAAGACCAATAGGAGAGTTCCGAAGCAATGCAGACTACCAGTACCAGCTTCTGCGCTGTAATGTTGATCTGTTGAAGATAATTCAGCTTGGCCTTACCTTTATGAATGAGCAGGGAGAATACCCACCTGGAACTTCAACATGGCAGTTTAATTTCAGATTCAACCTAAC GGAAGATATGTATGCACAGGATTCCATTGAGCTACTGACTACATCAGGTATCCAGTTTAAAAAGCATGAAGAGGAGGGAATTGAGACACTGTATTTTGCTGAACTTCTAATGACTTCAGGCATGGTGCTCTGTGAAGGGGTCAAGTGGCTGTCATTCCATAG TGGCTACGACTTTGGATACCTTATCAAAATTTTGTCAAACTCCAAGCTGCCAGAAGAAGAAGTTGACTTCTTTGAAATTCTTCGTTTATTTTTTCCCATTATCTATGATGTTAAATACCTCATGAAAAGCTGTAAAAACTTGAAG GGCGGCCTGCAGGAAGTAGCTGAGCAGCTTGAGCTAGAGAGGATTGGACCTCAGCATCAGGCAGGATCAGACTCTCTCCTCACAGGAATGGCTTTCTTTAAGATGAGAGAG AAAACCAAACATTTGGGCAGGTCTCCAAACCTATACATGAGACTGGCTGTTCACCTGTGTGTATTCTAA